The DNA segment TCCGTGCCATCCTCCGTGCCAGCGCGAAGGGAAAGGTGGCGGTCATGTTCCCGCTCATCTCCGGCCTGTCGGAGGTCCGTCTGGGGCGGGAGATGCTCAACCGCTGCATGGATGAACTCGACAAGGAAGGGGTTCCCTTTGATCCGAAGCTGCCCATGGGTGTCATGATCGAGGTGCCGTCCGCCGCCGTCTGCGCGGACATTCTCGCCCCGGAGGTGGATTTCTTCTCCATCGGCACCAACGACCTCATCCAGTACACGGTCGCCGTGGACCGGGTGAACCCCCACGTCGCGGATCTCTACCGGCCCACCCACCCCGCGGTCATCCGCCTCATCAAGCGCACCATCGACGCCGGCCTGGACAACGGCATCTGGACCGGCATCTGCGGTGAGATCGCCGGTGACATCCGCCTCACCCCGCTGCTCATCGGCCTGCGGGTGGAGGAACTTTCCGTCGGCCCGCTGCAGGTTTCACGCGTCGGGCAGGCGATCCGTTCGCTCAGCCACGCAGACTGCGCCGCCATGGCTGCGGACGCCCTCAAACTCTCCAACAGCCAGGCCATCATGGACCTTTCCCTCGGTCTTGCCCGGAAGCACTACGGCGACCTGCTGGATTGAAGTAAGGAGGGAGGACACTCTTGTCCTCCGGCTGCAATGGCGAATCATTTAAGATTCACCGCAAAGACGCAAAGGGCGCGAAGTGAAGAGATGAAACTCTTCAAAATCCGCCGGATCCGCCGGATTCGTAAGATTTGCGGTCAGCCTTCTTTCTTCCCTGAACACTGAAAACTTCTCCTCTTTTTATCGCCAATGCCGCCGGAGGACAGGAGTGTCCTCCCTCCTTACTCCTCACACTCCGCCGAGCAAATGCCTTGCCGCCTGCTCGACGTCCTTGTCACCACGGCCTGACAGGTTCGCGATGATGATGGAGTCCTTCGGCAGGCTGCCGGCAATCTTCGAGACGTAGGCCATGGCGTGGGAGGACTCCAGCGCGGGGATGATGCCCTCGCAGTGGGCCAGTTCCTTGAAGGCGGCCAGCGCCTCATCGTCCGTGGCGTAGGTGTATTCCACCCGGCCCATGTTCTGGAGGTAGGCGTGTTCCGGTCCCACGGCGGCGTAGTCCAGACCGGCGGAGATGGAGTGGGTGAGCTGGATCTGGCCGTCGTCATCCGCCAGCAGCCAGGTTTTCGTGCCCTGCAGCACGCCCAGCTTGCCGCCCTGGAAACGCGCCGCGTGGCGCTCCGGGATGATCCCGTCGCCCCCGGCCTCCACGCCCACCATGCGGACGTTCTCATCACCCAGGAATGGGTGGAACAGGCCGATGGCGTTCGAGCCGCCGCCCACACAGGCGACCAGCAGGTCCGGCAGGCGGCCTTCCTTTTTCAGGATCTGCTCCCGGGCCTCCACGCCGATCACGCGGTGGAAATCCCGCACGATCATCGGGAAAGGATGCGATCCCAGCGCGGAGCCGAGGATGTAGTGGGTGTGGTCCACGGTTGCCACCCAGTCGCGCATCGCCTCGTTGACCGCTTCCTTCAGGGTGGCCTGGCCGGCGGTCACCGCGCGGACCTCCGCCCCCATCAGGCGCATGCGGGCCACGTTGAGCGCCTGGCGCTCCATATCGACCGCGCCCATGTAGACCACACACTCCATGCCGAAGCGCGCGCAGACGGTGGCGGTCGCCACGCCGTGCTGGCCCGCGCCGGTTTCCGCGATGATGCGCTTCTTGCCCAGCCGCTTCGCCAGCAGGATCTGGCCGATGGCGTTGTTGATCTTGTGCGCGCCGGTGTGCAGCAGGTCCTCCCGCTTCAGGTAAATCTTGGCCCCGCCCAGCTTCTCCGTCCACCGCTCCGCGAAATACAGCGGGGTCGGACGGCCCACGTAGTCCGTGAGCAGGGCGTTCAATTCGTCGTGGAAGGCGGGATCATTCTTCGCGGCCTCATAGGCCACGGACAGATCCTGCAGCGGGGTCATCAGCGTTTCCGGGACGAACATGCCACCGAACTGGCCGAAGTGGCCGGTGGTGTCTGGGGTGATGGTAGCGGCTGCCATGTCCGCGCAGCATCCCGTGGGACAGCACCGGATTCAAGGGCGAATGCGGGATGAATGGCCTCCATTCCCGCAACCGGATTTGATGCTATACTCCCGACATGCGCTTCTGGATCGGCACTTCCGGTTTCCAATACCCCGAATGGAAGGGGGGCTTCTACCCGGCCGACCTGCCGGTGGCAAAGATGCTCGGCTACTACTCGGAGCGGTTTTCCACCACGGAGGTCAACTACACCTTCCGCCAGATCCCGAAGGAAACGACGGTGGCGAAATGGGTGGCGGGCACGCCGGAGGAGTTCCGCTTCACGTTCAAAGCCCCGCAGAAGGTCACGCACTTCGCCAAGCTGCGGAACTGCGGCGACACCATGCGCCATTTTCACCACATCATGACCGGGCTGGGGGAGAAACGCGGCGCGGTGCTGCTGCAACTGCCGCCGAACGTGGAGAAGGACACGGAGGTGTTGGCGGATTTCCTGGTGGAGCTGCCGCAGGAAATGAGGGCGGCCTTCGAGTTCCGCCATGAATCGTGGTTCGACGGGGAGGTGTATGCGCTGCTGGAAAAGCACAACGCCGCGCTCTGTCTGGCGGAAAGCGCCGAGCTGGCGACACCGCGCAAAGTCACCGCAGACTTCGGCTACCTGCGGCTGAGGCGGGAGGATTACACGGATGCGGACTTGGGGGATTGGGCGGCCTTCGTGAAGAAGCAGAAGAAGCACTGGGGCGAAGTCTATGTCTACTTCAAGCACGAGGAAAAGGGCGTCGGCCCCGTCTTCGCGGAGAAGTTCAAGGGGATGGTACAGGAAGTCCTGCAGATGTCTTCGAAGGATATGCGGCGCAGCCGCCCCTGAAAAATTGGTAGGGCTGGCCCGGCCCGGGCCGCCGAAGCTGTACGCCGGAAGGCCTGCGGGATATCATTTGTTCATCGAACGTCATCAGCCAAGCCACAGTCCGCGCGCCGGGGCTGCAATGCGCAGACTCTGACCATTATCGGAATGACGGAAGTGATTGCCGTTTGGATCCGATTCACCTATCCGATCAAGCATGAAACTTATCGCCGTGAAACATATGGTGCTGGCCGTCGGGTTGCTCCTGGCAGTGGTGCAGAACTCCCAGGCTTTCGCTCCTTTCTACAGTTGGAAGGACAAGTGCGCCGGGGCCGACGTGATCGTCCGTGGCGTGGTGGTGGATGTCGTCCAGCTTGTCGGAAAGGTCAAAGACTCCCGTGGGTCTGAATTGGAAACCATCACCGACGGAGGGTACACGGGGCCATCTGCGGTTGCGATTTTCCGCGTCACCGCAGTGGTGAAGGAAGGAGATTATCTGACGGAAAGTGTTATCTTCATCCCTTGCGGCTACAACCATG comes from the Luteolibacter sp. SL250 genome and includes:
- the trpB gene encoding tryptophan synthase subunit beta, encoding MAAATITPDTTGHFGQFGGMFVPETLMTPLQDLSVAYEAAKNDPAFHDELNALLTDYVGRPTPLYFAERWTEKLGGAKIYLKREDLLHTGAHKINNAIGQILLAKRLGKKRIIAETGAGQHGVATATVCARFGMECVVYMGAVDMERQALNVARMRLMGAEVRAVTAGQATLKEAVNEAMRDWVATVDHTHYILGSALGSHPFPMIVRDFHRVIGVEAREQILKKEGRLPDLLVACVGGGSNAIGLFHPFLGDENVRMVGVEAGGDGIIPERHAARFQGGKLGVLQGTKTWLLADDDGQIQLTHSISAGLDYAAVGPEHAYLQNMGRVEYTYATDDEALAAFKELAHCEGIIPALESSHAMAYVSKIAGSLPKDSIIIANLSGRGDKDVEQAARHLLGGV
- a CDS encoding DUF72 domain-containing protein, producing MRFWIGTSGFQYPEWKGGFYPADLPVAKMLGYYSERFSTTEVNYTFRQIPKETTVAKWVAGTPEEFRFTFKAPQKVTHFAKLRNCGDTMRHFHHIMTGLGEKRGAVLLQLPPNVEKDTEVLADFLVELPQEMRAAFEFRHESWFDGEVYALLEKHNAALCLAESAELATPRKVTADFGYLRLRREDYTDADLGDWAAFVKKQKKHWGEVYVYFKHEEKGVGPVFAEKFKGMVQEVLQMSSKDMRRSRP